A single window of Salvia splendens isolate huo1 chromosome 8, SspV2, whole genome shotgun sequence DNA harbors:
- the LOC121745890 gene encoding uncharacterized protein LOC121745890, which yields MEYEGGNNGPPPPPPNYAELLRQLEELRQQVNRGPPVPVQNQYVYQGQANPTVHSNIAANTFELKRGLIQMAENIAFRGKSTDDPNKHITKFIQICNTTKMNGVTDEQVRLRLFPFSLEDSAKDWLESLEPGSIRTWDAMVEKILEKFYPPSEAIKRQQEIIAFQMTPTENIRDAWGRFKSLMKRCPNHGLTPTIQVITFFKGCVPEAQKELNLSSGGNFLKKGVNEAMEVIEELASNDEGWSNERSKMHRVASTTDHDPMSALSVKLDALTMKFDCMGGGYNQFGNRGHPNLSYGNPNNALQPPPGFMVTNGVVDDPKKMTTEDILKSFMLQSNKLMEQNNQRMEKVETDVQSMATHLKNIDTHISEISQTVSTITQPGKFPSNTIINPKDCKAVQLRSGKSYDGPAMPSEDRVTEKGPEEEELVEEVETEIPVQRKKTDAQFSRFLDIFRKVQINIPLVEALQQMPSYAKFLKDVVSNKRRWMEYETMADRTVSYPKGIVEDILVKVGEFIFPADFVVLDMEEYRHVPLLLGKPFLATGRALIDVLSD from the exons ATGGAGTACGAAGGGGGCAACAACGGTCCACCACCCCCTCCTCCCAATTATGCTGAGCTTCTACGACAGTTGGAGGAGTTGCGTCAACAGGTCAACCGTGGACCACCTGTGCCTGTGCAGAATCAATATGTATACCAAGGCCAGGCGAATCCCACTGTCCACAGCAACATCGCGGCTAATACTTTTGAGCTGAAAAGAGGACTAATCCAAATGGCGGAGAACATTGCTTTCAGGGGCAAATCCACTGACGACCCTAACAAGCATATCACCAAGTTCATCCAGATTTGCAACACAACAAAGATGAATGGAGTGACAGATGAGCAGGTTCGACTAAGGCTGTTTCCTTTCTCTTTAGAGGATTCAGCAAAGGATTGGTTGGAGAGTTTGGAGCCCGGATCGATAAGAACATGGGATGCTATGGTGGAAaaaattttggagaaattctacCCCCCTAGTGAAGCTATAAAGAGACAACAAGAGATCATTGCCTTTCAGATGACTCCTACAGAGAATATCAGAGACGCATGGGGGAGGTTTAAATCTTTGATGAAACGGTGTCCCAACCATGGGTTAACCCCGACAATCCAAGTTATTACATTTTTCAAGGGATGTGTGCCTGAAGCACAAAAGGAGTTGAACTTGAGCTCAGGCGGTAATTTTCTCAAGAAAGGGGTAAATGAAGCCATGGAAGTAATAGAGGAACTTGCATCTAATGACGAAGGATGGAGCAATGAAAGGAGTAAGATGCATAGGGTAGCGTCTACTACAGATCATGATCCTATGAGCGCCCTATCTGTCAAGCTGGATGCGCTGACTATGAAGTTTGACTGCATG GGTGGAGGATATAATCAGTTCGGGAACAGGGGGCATCCCAATCTCTCTTATGGGAACCCCAATAATGCTCTGCAACCACCCCCGGGGTTCATGGTTACGAATGGAGTGGTCGATGATCCGAAGAAGATGACCACGGAAGACATACTTAAGTCTTTCATGCTACAGTCcaacaagctcatggaacaGAACAACCAAAGAATGGAGAAGGTTGAGACAGATGTGCAGAGTATGGCCACTCATTTGAAGAACATCGACACACACATCAGCGAGATTTCCCAGACTGTGAGTACTATTACTCAACCGGGAAAGTTCCCTTCGAACACCATTATAAATCCCAAAGATTGCAAAGCGGTGCAGTTGAGGAGTGGAAAAAGTTATGATGGACCTGCAATGCCATCAGAGGATAGAGTAACAGAAAAGGGACCTGAGGAGGAGGAGTTAGTCGAGGAAGTTGAGACCGAGATA CCTGTGCAGAGGAAGAAGACAGACGCACAGTTCTCGAGATTCTTGGATATATTTAGGAAGGTGCAGATAAACATCCCATTGGTGGAGGCACTACAGCAAATGCCGAGCTATGCCAAGTTTCTGAAGGATGTGGTTTCCAACAAGAGGAGATGGATGGAGTATGAGACG ATGGCTGATAGAACGGTGTCATATCCGAAGGGGATCGTTGAAGACATACTTGTCAAGGTCggggaatttatttttccaGCCGACTTTGTAGTACTTGATATGGAGGAATATAGACACGTCCCACTTCTCTTAGGCAAGCCCTTCTTAGCCACAGGGAGAGCACTGATTGATGTGCTCTCCGACTGA